One segment of Euwallacea fornicatus isolate EFF26 chromosome 23, ASM4011564v1, whole genome shotgun sequence DNA contains the following:
- the LOC136346514 gene encoding serine/arginine repetitive matrix protein 2-like isoform X1 has translation MSAETVDVARIKDEDVLRRMWQETEDFGRKKEIRSHMYKLREARLKDFYTSSDVNTEVHKSTMSATHNVSKTNVATSHTDSLGDQSYVTLKSKEVRDSESPTRDTYKSIAKHQDQGWNVQTSHEKSQDGKTHTSTHLATTSGSQQIDGGSVNYVAKVQEKSSVFQDGNDKNFTRAAGTCSSSIVHQEASGGDEHSNYRSTSSKTSSSSQYISESKTEEIQPTVTITRDVPYTINEDNAKSVSEKTYTTNAPKDLKAHPNYIEGKTKVTQETKTLADGTVVTTTRYETKDGNSTQTATHKKYSNVASSHSSVSNKSDIHESRNVMNESQNLRRSDQRAVEYVVEPSTRSQQPSKSESIHTSKVLKDSRNDSITVVNDGNSPYEVTTRTTTTKTVVSEAPQTVKYVEIPIDQSLTSKTTTIINKAPATHYTTATHHITTDSKQRTDDQFISTERQHEEDTRDTSKRPEPIHTPSKTHPAQEPYVQPDRRQSIKPGKSELHEKAIPTEGQYSTTYRSDFTNKKISVEVSATHDAFARSLRSITPERISRNQPRTSSNQSLRSTGSPEKMKYPSRSSPDRVSRSRSPKKSVDRFSSNETFICTTGTDKKTDATTKKASKSDYYSADTLIRKSKNNIDSSTITRKKGPRSPSPTVTATSDFEYVWTNKDISTNLNEETSNTRTSTKETRPSSLEISSKRTSKSPTKQSPTKSPPKDTFEKPKLLRTNTYEERVKEILGLSNKDTKEIRRSSLERNSLRSSTIRDTTNRTTSSDDVVRRLTERKSPVKEAFLPTRKSPTKEKPVEFNKFPEDKKSPIKSKPSLSEFPSQIRKSPEKQPLGKPSEKKPSIKSGTTISEFPAQQRKSPEKEPLEPYPEKISPIKFAPSVSEFPSQIRKSPEKVPLEPYPEKKSPTKQASTICEFPSQIRKSPEREPLEPYPEKKSPTKQAPSVSEIPSEVRKSPEKKPLEARPAETSPTKQTPTICEYPSQIRKSSEKESLEPYPEKKSLTKQAPSISEFPSQIRASPEKTPLEPYPEKKSPTKQAPTICEFPSQIRKSPEREPLEPYPEKKSPAKQVPSISEFPSQIRKSPEKTPLEPYPETKTSISQAPTICEFPSQIRKSPEREPLEPYPEKKSPAKQVPSISEFPSQIRKSPEKTPLEPYPETKTSISPVPTICEFPSQIRKSPEREPLEPYPEKMSPIKSAPSESEYLAQTRKSPEQPLISENVPVKSPKKQTLKSPERKPSELPRKPTSTICDFPPQTRNSPEKPSSPPKLSPLKPKTSSKNTRTKSESSTTSEDEDVEEQIHKTTMETYESRVPVSEPIMEKKIFRQMCKADEEIIDKKKRTQELIESEIEDTRKKVSTKTAINEKKLVSGGPKLVKKPTITTKTTTITTTSKKVTSPKEKIPSKKATTVIEKIPSRKIMEISENSITKCPKVTKTTTVFTGKIPTPVKLPQTIYRVEKTKMVGTTEYQGEYSKSNKVTKEPLRKTTKPQKKITIFDVEKSQKLTQDKTIHLRTNRVDDTVNKKKISKTAITTNGYATKPSPKATPVKGPLVKPKQITTCCISPCCTPIKPKSLKPVETKKHVTTATITVANKPKTTIPTKRPFVAKLKPKQTNGYSSSESDDESIVESIEGSFVDLTEQRQFSTRDDTKNVVTTKTVLINEDGLDREIVVNLQRSKSSREPTPDRLCPRPLTSDEEEDSIPARYPDQISEPDDQGSLKKKPKKLTDIPIFESDDNEDNRITDITDAVTKITKVDRVEETDESLLSINKKISKFLNTAEKLTKEPLKPKPAKVQRPTLEVSEDLKEDECLLSVSDKVSKFINTAEQLSVSTLPERPKSPRFDEVSTQKKVSEFKSPEMIKKPSEGPAPKVLRPDLTNIDESLRADECLLSVSDKVSKFVTTAEKLTNSGPKSVSLSKIDVKAKSPTREVTFTTKNETTDFIESEKLQEMRTRKSVSISPERTPIKSRNSISISPERRSPSPGEKTTTRRSSSQYTSILKKDGSDRSYTSTSPETSPGTVRRGSQEESTKISNSTRLRSNESIKKAKALFENISKEQETVTKQKDILSRPSVFEARRKAEEETRNEEISRRSSLKTNSICSKQVDNVSRRSPSPKKSPERRSSADKIEIRRFRASSPEKIPEVVAPEKIPSPKLRSREQTPEGDLPHYMMPLDRNLRVKSPHREDINQVPAKAQLIDQVDTKHTKFGVTLRRTDSGKTAKTTDDSSTNSERRKSSITLEKRVTEEEIEEIFDLEVLEELLEKVMGYELRRKIRTQIRLVKKLITDDTLEEYILKRKSSILKESVIRRGSSPSKTTKPGSFDKTGEYQCTYTRKFSPERKVVEDQTYRHTELVDRRSSIENTSEYKYSYNERKSSSEISKINKEELRSTRSSISPERKLSKTIDIIPSGKTTISTKVESVPGGTRTTTTTTTERNFVSLKKAAPPTKTPIEDSQPDWVKQRNLRNARENVAVTSKKSLSSTTTSTKKDRVRISPTKEVKSTDLITSSYGVGPTDENGTPLFGLKALRAQNKSEKSKVQGTVIQSEYYSENDNEPVGQVSVTRYSTDPRDLNQDGIISSDGKVTSVTTTQKFGYKNTPSLRSLTDNRKEICDSTEKSSSKTTKINRRGSVKEISKKFIDNAVETLKSERQTTYPKAGLILRSSSFKSTNGEAELDSRESSPDGDKRSKSSTTTTIRTMKSSSSGETFLSNKNQISGVQDVLTRMKNEESVEGDSEEDIAARGLLNKFIGSQVILSGMEACAKSSKTKTMTTSPTSVSVRRTTKITSTITEGGKPTTKTRIFQRPVTEKELETVWDEQSLRLLLEQSTDYEERRIVRARLRQIMAELEACTALVDEALKGEEPKTPTTPTAPGHLEDTVDVTKEVVKVGDATTKVTTRVAQQHVRAPKPMSPFAKFRQLDKQNSVNKPTPPSTPGTPRGSGPMFKFTDPALTQSANTIKDRLLHWCRMKTKEYENIQLDNFSSSWADGLAFCALIHHFLPDAFDYSILTPKDRRYNFELAFRIADEKADIFPLLDVEDMLETRRPDWKCVFTYVQSIYRRFKDED, from the exons ATGTCGGCCGAAACAGTGGACGTTGCACGAATCAAAGATGAGGACGTTTTACGACGCATG TGGCAAGAAACCGAGGATTTTGGCCGGAAAAAGGAAATACGATCACATATGTACAAACTAAGAGAAGCGCGCTTGAAAGACTTCTACACCTCCTCTGACGTGAATACCGAGGTTCACAAATCCACCATGTCTGCCACCCACAACGTGTCTAAAACGAACGTCGCAACCAGTCATACCGATTCACTTGGAGATCAAAGCTATGTTACTCTGAAAAGCAAGGAAGTGAGAGATTCGGAGAGCCCTACGAGGGATACATATAAGTCTATAG CTAAACATCAAGACCAAGGATGGAACGTTCAAACCTCCCACGAAAAGAGCCAGGATGGTAAAACTCACACTTCGACTCACTTAGCTACGACATCCGGAAGTCAGCAAATCGATGGAGGAAGTGTGAACTATGTGGCAAAAGTTCAGGAAAAATCCTCAGTTTTCCAAGACGGGAATGACAAGAACTTTACCAGAGCCGCAGGCACTTGTTCTTCCTCTATAGTGCACCAAGAAGCTTCTGGAGGGGATGAGCATTCCAATTACCGCTCCACCAGCAGCAAAACTTCCTCATCTTCCCAGTACATCTCAGAGAGCAAAACTGAGGAAATCCAACCAACCGTCACCATAACCAGAGACGTGCCATACACTATCAACGAGGATAACGCTAAGTCAGTATCTGAGAAAACTTACACTACTAATGCCCCTAAAGACCTCAAAGCCCACCCTAATTACATTGAAGGGAAAACCAAGGTAACACAGGAAACTAAAACTTTGGCGGACGGGACTGTGGTAACAACAACGCGATATGAGACGAAGgatggaaattcaactcaGACAGCTACTCACAAGAAATATTCTAATGTGGCATCCTCACATTCTAGTGTTTCCAACAAAAGCGATATACATGAAAGCCGGAATGTTATGAATGAGTCTCAGAATCTTAGGAGAAGTGATCAAAGGGCAGTTGAGTATGTGGTGGAACCTTCTACCAGGAGTCAGCAGCCGTCCAAGAGTGAGAGCATTCATACATCGAAAGTGTTGAAGGACAGTAGAAACGACTCCATAACTGTTGTAAATGATGGGAATTCGCCTTACGAAGTGACTACTAGAACTACCACCACCAAAACTGTCGTTTCAGAAGCTCCACAGACGGTTAAATATGTAGAAATACCAATTGATCAATCTCTTACGTCAAAAACAACTACTATCATAAATAAAGCTCCTGCGACTCATTACACCACAGCTACCCACCATATTACTACTGACTCAAAGCAAAGAACCGATGACCAATTCATAAGCACTGAACGTCAACACGAAGAAGATACTCGTGACACTTCTAAGAGGCCAGAGCCTATTCACACACCCTCTAAGACCCATCCAGCACAAGAACCGTACGTGCAACCTGATAGGAGACAATCCATTAAACCGGGGAAGTCTGAACTTCATGAAAAGGCTATACCTACAGAAGGCCAATATTCTACTACCTACCGCAGCGatttcacaaacaaaaagaTATCAGTTGAAGTTAGTGCCACTCATGATGCCTTTGCCAGATCCTTAAGATCCATAACTCCAGAGAGGATTTCCAGAAATCAACCCAGAACCAGCAGTAACCAGTCGTTAAGGAGTACTGGTAGTCCCGAGAAAATGAAGTATCCTTCCAG GTCATCTCCTGATCGCGTCAGCAGATCTCGAAGCCCTAAGAAATCTGTGGATCGATTCTCAAGCAATGAAACATTCATCTGCACCACTGGTACTGACAAAAAAACGGATGCAACCACCAAAAAAGCCTCCAAGTCTGATTATTACAGCGCTGATACTTTAATCAGGAAATCGAAGAATAACATCGACAGCAGTACCATAACTCGCAAAAAGGGGCCCAGGAGTCCTTCACCAACAGTAACTGCAACAAgcgattttgaatatgtctgGACCAATAAAGATATCAGCACTAACTTGAATGAGGAAACTTCGAATACGAGGACGAGCACCAAGGAAACTAGGCCTAGCAGCCTAGAAATAAGCAGCAAAAGAACTTCTAAATCTCCCACGAAGCAATCACCCACTAAATCGCCGCCAAAGGATACTTTTGAGAAGCCCAAGTTGCTCAGAACTAACACGTATGAAGAACGAGTTAAGGAGATTTTAGGGCTAAGCAATAAAGATACGAAGGAGATTCGTAGAAGCAGTTTGGAAAGAAATTCTTTAAGAAGTAGCACGATCCGAGACACAACCAACAGAACAACCAGCAGCGATGATGTGGTGAGGAGATTGACGGAAAGGAAAAGTCctgtgaaagaggcatttttGCCTACCAGAAAATCTCCTACAAAGGAAAAACCTGTtgagtttaataaatttcctgaAGACAAAAAGTCTCCAATAAAATCCAAGCCATCATTGTCAGAATTTCCTTCTCAGATTCGAAAATCTCCTGAAAAGCAACCACTTGGAAAACCATCAGAAAAGAAGCCGTCTATTAAATCTGGCACTACTATATCCGAGTTTCCAGCGCAACAGCGTAAATCTCCAGAAAAAGAGCCATTGGAACCCTATCCAGAGAAAATATCTCCGATTAAATTTGCCCCTTCAGTATCTGAATTTCCATCTCAGATCAGGAAATCTCCAGAGAAGGTCCCGTTGGAACCATATCCGGAGAAAAAATCCCCCACAAAACAAGCATCGACGATCTGTGAATTTCCATCTCAAATTAGAAAATCTCCTGAAAGAGAACCATTGGAGCCATATCCAGAGAAAAAATCACCTACAAAACAAGCACCATCCGTGTCAGAAATCCCATCGGAAGTTAGAAAATCTCCAGAGAAGAAGCCTTTAGAAGCGAGACCTGCCGAAACTTCTCCTACAAAACAAACCCCAACAATCTGTGAATATCCATCACAAATTAGAAAATCCTCTGAAAAAGAGTCATTGGAACCATATCCAGAGAAAAAATCACTTACAAAGCAAGCACCTTCAATATCAGAATTTCCCTCTCAAATCAGAGCATCCCCAGAAAAAACTCCACTTGAACCATATCCAGAGAAAAAGTCTCCCACAAAACAAGCTCCGACAATTTGCGAATTTCCATCTCAAATTAGAAAATCTCCTGAAAGAGAGCCATTGGAACCATATCCAGAGAAAAAATCACCTGCAAAGCAAGTACCTTCGATATCGGAGTTCCCTTCTCAAATCAGAAAATCCCCAGAAAAGACTCCACTGGAACCATATCCAGAGACAAAAACTTCTATATCACAAGCTCCTACAATTTGTGAATTTCCATCTCAAATTAGAAAATCTCCTGAACGAGAGCCATTGGAACCATATCCAGAGAAAAAATCACCTGCAAAGCAAGTACCCTCAATATCGGAGTTCCCTTCTCAAATCAGAAAATCCCCAGAAAAGACCCCACTGGAACCATATCCAGAGACAAAAACTTCTATATCACCAGTTCCAACAATCTGCGAATTTCCATCCCAAATTAGAAAATCTCCTGAAAGAGAACCACTGGAGCCATATCCAGAAAAAATGTCTCCAATCAAATCTGCCCCTTCGGAATCAGAATATCTTGCACAGACTAGGAAGTCGCCAGAACAGCCTTTAATCTCTGAAAATGTTCCGGTCAAGTcaccaaaaaaacaaacccTCAAATCTCCAGAAAGAAAACCCTCTGAATTACCAAGAAAGCCTACATCGACAATTTGTGACTTCCCCCCACAAACAAGGAATTCTCCAGAAAAACCTTCTTCGCCACCAAAATTGAGCCCCTTGAAACCTAAGACATCTTCGAAAAATACTAGAACCAAATCTGAAAGCTCAACTACTTCAGAGGATGAAGATGTGGAGGAGCAAATACATAAAACCACAATGGAGACTTATGAATCAAGAGTACCAGTCTCAGAGCCAATCAtggaaaaaaagatttttaggCAGATGTGCAAAGCTGATGAAGAGATCATTGATAAGAAAAAGCGCACTCAAGAGCTGATTGAGTCCGAGATCGAAGACACCAGAAAGAAGGTTAGCACCAAAACTGCGATAAATGAGAAGAAATTGGTAAGTGGAGGGcctaaattagttaaaaagcCTACTATTACCACCAAAACTACTACGATTACTACCACCTCGAAGAAAGTTACTTCcccgaaggaaaaaattccGAGTAAGAAGGCTACAACAGTGATAGAAAAAATACCTTCTAGGAagataatggaaatttcagaaaattctaTCACTAAATGTCCAAAAGTAACTAAAACCACTACTGTATTTACGGGAAAAATTCCTACACCGGTAAAATTACCCCAGACCATTTATAGAGTGGAGAAAACCAAGATGGTGGGGACGACAGAGTATCAAGGCGAGTATTCTAAATCAAATAAAGTGACTAAAGAACCTCTAAGAAAGACGACGAAGCCACAGAAGAAGATTACAATTTTTGATGTTGAGAAATCACAGAAGCTTACTCAAGATAAAACCATCCACCTGAGGACCAACAGAGTTGACGATACCGTTAATAAGAAGAAGATTTCAAAGACTGCAATTACCACCAATGGGTATGCAACCAAACCTAGTCCTAAAGCAACGCCTGTCAAAGGTCCACTTGTCAAACCTAAGCAGATAACGACTTGTTGTATAAGTCCCTGTTGCACTCCTATAAAACCCAAGAGTCTCAAGCCCGTAGAGACTAAGAAGCACGTTACGACTGCAACCATAACAGTGGCTAATAAACCAAAAACCACCATCCCAACGAAGAGGCCATTTGTGGCAAAATTGAAGCCAAAGCAAACTAATGGATACTCGTCTTCAGAATCTGATGATGAATCCATAGTGGAGAGCATTGAGGGATCGTTTGTGGATCTTACAGAACAAAGGCAATTTTCTACTAGAGATGATACGAAGAATGTGGTAACTACCAAGACGGTTTTGATCAACGAGGATGGTCTAGATCGAGAGATCGTGGTTAATCTTCAAAGGTCTAAATCCTCTAGAGAGCCTACACCTGACAGGCTTTGCCCAAGACCATTGACCAGCGATGAGGAAGAGGATTCGATACCAGCGAGATACCCTGATCAAATCAGCGAACCTGATGATCAAGGCTCCTTGaagaaaaaacctaaaaaactAACTGATATTCCCATATTTGAGTCTGATGATAATGAGGATAATCGAATTACAGACATAACTGACGCAGTAACTAAAATAACTAAAGTGGATAGGGTTGAGGAGACCGATGAGAGTTTGTTGAGCATCAACAAGAAGATAAGTAAGTTCCTAAACACTGCTGAGAAGCTGACTAAAGAACCACTGAAACCTAAACCTGCTAAAGTGCAACGACCCACTTTGGAAGTATCAGAAGACTTGAAGGAGGACGAATGCTTGCTGAGCGTTTCTGATAAAGTCAGCAAGTTCATAAATACAGCTGAACAGCTGAGTGTATCCACATTGCCGGAGAGGCCTAAGAGTCCCCGATTTGACGAGGTGAGCACTCAAAAGAAGGTTTCAGAGTTCAAGTCTCCTGAGATGATTAAAAAACCTTCAGAAGGTCCTGCACCAAAGGTACTCCGCCCTGATTTGACTAACATCGATGAGTCACTAAGAGCTGATGAATGTTTACTCAGTGTTTCTGATAAAGTAAGCAAATTTGTCACTACCGCCGAGAAACTAACAAACAGTGGTCCGAAATCTGTGAGCCTTTCTAAAATCGACGTGAAAGCCAAATCTCCCACTCGCGAGGTAACTTTCACCACCAAGAACGAAACCACGGATTTTATTGAAAGCGAGAAACTCCAAGAAATGAGGACTCGCAAATCTGTATCAATCTCCCCTGAAAGGACTCCAATAAAATCTCGCAACTCTATCTCAATTTCCCCAGAAAGAAGATCTCCATCTCCTGGGGAAAAAACTACAACAAGAAGATCTTCCTCTCAATACACCAGTATCTTGAAGAAGGATGGCAGTGATCGAAGCTATACCTCAACATCTCCTGAAACTAGTCCTGGAACCGTTCGCAGAGGTTCACAGGAGGAATCCACGAAAATCAGTAACAGCACTAGATTGAGAAGCAACGAAAGTATTAAGAAGGCCAAAGcattgtttgaaaacataagcAAAGAACAAGAAACGGTTACAAAGCAGAAGGATATTCTCAGTAGACCTTCGGTGTTTGAGGCCAGAAGGAAAGCTGAAGAAGAGACTAGGAATGAGGAGATTTCTAGGAGGTCGTCTTTGAAGACGAACTCAATTTGTTCAAAACAAGTTGATAATGTCTCTAGAAGATCTCCATCTCCAAAAAAATCACCTGAGAGAAGAAGTTCTGcagacaaaattgaaattaggCGGTTTAGAGCTAGTTCCCCAGAGAAAATTCCTGAAGTAGTGGCCCCAGAAAAAATCCCTTCACCAAAACTAAGAAGCAGAGAGCAAACACCTGAGGGAGATTTGCCCCATTACATGATGCCTTTAGATAGAAACTTGAGAGTGAAGAGTCCTCATagagaggacatcaatcaag TTCCAGCAAAAGCTCAACTCATCGACCAAGTCGATACCAAGCACACGAAATTCGGAGTCACTTTGAGGAGAACTGATTCTGGAAAGACTGCCAAAACTACTGACGATTCATCTACCAACTCTGAAAGAAGAAAGAGCAGCATTACTTTGGAAAAACGAGTAACGGAGGAGGAAATCGAGGAGATATTCGATTTGGAAGTTTTAGAGGAATTG TTGGAAAAAGTGATGGGTTATGAGCTGCGGCGTAAAATCCGCACTCAAATTCGCCTGGTCAAGAAATTGATCACTGATGATACCTTAGAGGAGTACATATTAAAGAGGAAGTCGTCTATCTTAAAAGAATCTGTGATACGGAGGGGATCAAGTCCTTCTAAAACTACTAAACCCGGGTCTTTTGATAAAACCGGAGAGTACCAGTGCACTTATACAAGAAAATTTAGTCCTGAAAGAAAAGTTGTTGAAGACCAAACTTATCGACATACTGAATTAGTCGACAGGAGGAGCAGCATTGAAAACACTTCAGAATACAAGTATTCATACAACGAACGCAAATCATCCagtgaaatatcaaaaataaacaaagaggAGCTGAGATCAACTCGCTCATCCATCAGTCCCGAAAGAAAACTCTCCAAAACCATTGACATCATCCCCAGTGGCAAAACCACCATCTCAACCAAAGTGGAGAGTGTTCCTGGTGGCACTCGAACCACCACCACCACTACAACTGAAAGAAACTTTGTTTCTCTCAAAAAAGCTGCTCCCCCGACTAAAACACCCATTGAGGATAGTCAGCCAGACTGGGTAAAGCAGAGAAACTTGAGGAATGCCAGAGAAAACGTTGCGGTGACCTCCAAGAAGTCATTGAGCTCCACCACCACAAGTACCAAAAAAGACCGAGTCAGAATCAGTCCCACTAAAGAAGTGAAGAGTACTGATTTAATTACTTCAAGTTATGGTGTAGGGCCTACGGACGAGAATGGGACCCCGTTGTTTGGATTGAAGGCTTTGAGGGCGCAGAATAAGAGCGAGAAAAGCAAAG TTCAAGGAACCGTCATCCAAAGCGAGTACTATTCAGAAAACGACAATGAGCCGGTAGGACAAGTGAGCGTTACGAGATATTCAACCGACCCCAGAGACTTGAACCAAGACGGAATTATATCCAGCGATGGTAAAGTTACCAGCGTTACCACGACGCAGAAATTTGGATATAAGAATACGCCTTCGTTGCGAAGTCTCACCGATAATAGGAAA GAAATATGTGACTCGACCGAAAAATCATCATCTAAAACCACGAAAATTAACCGACGAGGATCCGTAAAGGAGATCTCCAAGAAGTTTATTGACAATGCAG TCGAAACTCTGAAGAGTGAGCGGCAAACAACCTATCCGAAGGCAGGTCTGATTTTGCGAAGCTCCAGCTTCAAGAGCACAAACGGAGAAGCGGAACTGGATAGTCGGGAATCATCTCCAG ACGGTGACAAAAGATCCAAGAGCAGCACCACAACTACCATACGTACCATGAAGAGTTCGTCCAGCGGAGAAACATTTTTGTCCAACAAGAATCAGATTTCTGGGGTTCAAGATGTGTTAACTCGAATGAAGAATGAAGAGAGCGTGGAAGGGGATAGCGAGGAAGACATTGCGGCCAGGGGacttttgaacaaatttattg GTTCACAAGTTATTCTATCTGGAATGGAGGCATGTGCGAAATCGTCAAAGACAAAAACCATGACCACTTCACCGACCTCAGTTTCTGTCAGAAGAACGACTAAAATTACCTCTACCATTACA GAAGGTGGAAAACCTACGACCAAAACGAGAATCTTCCAACGTCCTGTTACTGAAAAGGAACTAGAGACAGTCTGGGACGAGCAAAGTCTTCGACTGCTG TTGGAGCAAAGCACCGATTACGAGGAACGTCGAATCGTCAGAGCAAGATTGCGTCAAATCATGGCAGAATTAGAAG CTTGTACAGCTCTGGTCGACGAGGCTCTTAAAGGTGAAGAACCCAAGACGCCCACCACCCCTACCGCCCCCGGACACTTAGAGG ACACGGTCGATGTCACCAAAGAGGTGGTGAAGGTCGGCGATGCCACAACGAAAG TTACAACAAGAGTCGCCCAACAACACGTCAGGGCTCCTAAACCCATGTCGCCGTTCGCAAAATTTCGCCAGTTGGACAAACAGAACAGCGTCAACAAACCAACCCCTCCAAG CACCCCGGGCACACCCCGCGGATCTGGGCCCATGTTTAAATTCACCGATCCGGCCCTGACGCAGTCCGCAAATACAATTAAAGACCGCCTCTTGCATTGGTGTCGGATGAAGACTAAGGAGTATGAG aaCATTCAACTAGACAACTTCTCAAGCAGCTGGGCAGACGGATTAGCCTTTTGCGCTCTGATCCATCACTTCCTACCCGACGCTTTCGACTACAGTATCCTCACGCCGAAGGATCGCAGATACAACTTCGAGTTGGCCTTCCGAATTGCTGA TGAGAAAGCTGATATATTCCCTTTACTGGACGTCGAGGACATGCTGGAAACTCGAAGGCCGGATTGGAAGTGCGTCTTCACCTATGTTCAGTCAATTTACAGGCGGTTCAAAGATGAAGATTAA